The following coding sequences lie in one Glycine soja cultivar W05 chromosome 16, ASM419377v2, whole genome shotgun sequence genomic window:
- the LOC114389279 gene encoding GDSL esterase/lipase At4g01130-like, with amino-acid sequence MMGTLKVSNSSLYIFSKFLVICMVMMISLVDSSYSLCDFEAIFNFGDSNSDTGGFHTSFPAQPAPYGMTYFKKPVGRASDGRLIVDFLAQGLGLPYLSPYLQSIGSDYTHGANFASSASTVIPPTTSFSVSGLSPFSLSVQLRQMEQFKAKVDEFHQTGTRISSGTKIPSPDIFGKALYTFYIGQNDFTSKIAATGSIDGVRGSLPHIVSQINAAIKELYAQGGRAFMVFNLGPVGCYPGYLVELPHATPDYDEFGCIVSHNNAVNDYNKLLRDTLTQTGESLVDASLIYADTHSALLELFHHPTFYGLKYNTRTCCGYGGGVYNFNPKILCGHMLASACDEPQNYVSWDGIHFTEAANKIVAHAILNGSLFYPPFPLHKHCDLQPIG; translated from the exons atgatgggtACCCTTAAGGTGTCCAACAGTAGTTTATACATATTTTCGAAGTTCCTAGTAATTTGTATGGTGATGATGATATCTTTGGTTGATTCAAGTTATTCCTTGTGTGATTTTGAGGCAATCTTCAATTTTGGTGATTCGAATTCAGATACGGGTGGGTTTCATACAAGCTTTCCTGCACAGCCTGCTCCCTATGGAATGACTTACTTCAAAAAACCAGTGGGGCGTGCTTCTGATGGAAGGCTTATTGTTGATTTTCTCG CTCAGGGTCTTGGATTGCCATATTTGAGCCCATATCTGCAATCAATTGGATCAGACTATACTCATGGGGCTAACTTTGCGTCTTCAGCCTCCACTGTGATTCCGCCCACAACTTCCTTCTCTGTCAGTGGGCTAAGTCCATTTTCCCTCTCTGTTCAACTCAGGCAAATGGAGCAATTCAAAGCCAAAGTTGATGAATTTCATCAAACAG GAACAAGGATATCATCTGGAACGAAAATCCCTTCTCCAGATATATTTGGAAAGGCCCTTTACACGTTCTATATTGGGCAAAATGACTTCACTTCCAAAATAGCAGCCACTGGTAGTATTGATGGAGTGAGGGGCAGCCTTCCTCACATCGTTTCACAAATCAATGCTGCTATCAAG GAGCTATATGCACAAGGGGGGCGTGCATTTATGGTATTCAATCTTGGTCCTGTGGGATGCTATCCTGGATACTTGGTGGAGCTTCCTCATGCTACTCccgactatgatgagtttggatgCATTGTTTCTCACAACAATGCTGTAAATGATTATAACAAACTGTTGAGGGATACATTGACTCAAACCGGAGAAAGTTTAGTAGATGCTTCCCTTATTTATGCGGACACACACTCTGCTCTCTTGGAGCTCTTTCACCACCCCACATTCTATG GACTAAAGTATAATACCAGAACATGTTGTGGGTATGGAGGCGGTGTCTACAACTTTAACCCTAAAATTTTGTGCGGCCATATGCTAGCAAGTGCTTGTGATGAACCCCAGAACTATGTGAGCTGGGATGGCATCCATTTCACAGAAGCAGCAAACAAGATTGTTGCACATGCCATTCTAAATGGTTCTCTTTTTTATCCTCCTTTCCCTCTTCATAAACACTGTGATCTCCAACCTATTGGTTGA